In one Triplophysa dalaica isolate WHDGS20190420 chromosome 9, ASM1584641v1, whole genome shotgun sequence genomic region, the following are encoded:
- the LOC130428879 gene encoding gap junction delta-2 protein has protein sequence MKSFHIYYILDGNMLEYLAILPLSSADKNMGDWSILGRFLTEVQNHSTVIGKIWLTVLLIFRILLVTLVGDAVYSDEQSKFTCNTLQPGCNNVCYDTFAPVSHLRFWVFQIVLVSTPSIFYVVYVLNKVTKDEKLETEKVPADTQCSVRPNPESAYRPEGEDWGVQDEGSVEQSLVQEDFGEVAKDPTTLSSQVLLIYIVHVLIRSVLEITFLVGQYYLFGFEVPHLFRCKTYPCPTETDCFVSRATEKTIFLNFMFSISLGCFLLNIVELHYLGWIYVFRMLCAACFLCCRTEREPYPQHKPLLLKLRHSIRGGLFLQTPATASSQKTGTALLSHAPAIAFETDSTLECLPKRNSEERERIRLKQANMARCIGKKSWL, from the coding sequence atgaaaagtttccatatttattatattttagatGGTAACATGTTAGAATATCTTGCTATTCTTCCACTGTCTTCTGCAGATAAAAATATGGGGGACTGGTCTATTCTAGGCCGCTTTCTAACAGAGGTTCAGAATCACTCGACGGTCATTGGTAAGATTTGGCTGACGGTGCTCTTGATCTTTCGCATACTGTTGGTGACGCTGGTTGGGGATGCCGTGTACAGCGATGAACAATCCAAGTTCACCTGCAATACGCTGCAGCCGGGCTGCAACAATGTCTGCTACGACACGTTCGCTCCCGTCTCCCACCTGCGCTTCTGGGTCTTCCAAATTGTGCTCGTCTCAACACCATCCATCTTCTACGTTGTATACGTCTTGAACAAGGTCACCAAAGATGAGAAGTTGGAAACGGAGAAGGTGCCGGCAGACACCCAGTGCTCAGTAAGGCCCAATCCTGAGTCAGCATATAGGCCTGAGGGAGAAGACTGGGGTGTCCAGGATGAGGGGAGTGTGGAACAAAGCCTGGTGCAGGAAGATTTCGGTGAGGTTGCCAAAGACCCGACCACGCTCTCCAGTCAAGTTCTACTCATCTACATTGTTCACGTGCTGATTCGTTCTGTTCTAGAGATCACCTTTCTGGTAGGTCAGTATTACCTGTTTGGATTTGAGGTGCCTCATTTGTTCCGCTGCAAAACATACCCCTGTCCAACTGAAACTGACTGTTTTGTGTCCCGTGCCACTGAAAAGACCATCTTCCTTAATTTTATGTTCAGCATCAGTCTGGGTTGTTTCCTCTTAAACATTGTGGAGCTCCACTACCTCGGCTGGATCTACGTGTTCCGCATGCTTTGCGCCGCCTGCTTTCTGTGCTGCAGGACGGAGAGGGAACCGTACCCTCAGCACAAACCTTTGCTGCTGAAGCTCAGACACTCAATACGAGGCGGATTGTTTCTGCAGACCCCTGCAACAGCCTCATCTCAGAAGACAGGGACAGCTTTGCTTTCGCACGCTCCTGCCATCGCTTTTGAGACTGACTCAACTTTGGAGTGCTTGCCAAAGAGAAACTCAGAGGAACGGGAGCGCATACGGCTAAAACAGGCCAACATGGCTAGATGTATTGGCAAGAAGTCTTGGCTGTAA
- the zgc:171927 gene encoding ras-related protein ORAB-1 produces MNTEYDYLFKLLLIGDSGVGKSCLLLRFADDTYTESYISTIGVDFKIRTIEMEGKTVKLQIWDTAGQERFRTITSSYYRGAHGIIIVYDVTDQESFNNVKQWLEEIDRYACESVSKLLVGNKSDLVSKKVVDFTTAKELAESLKSPFLETSAKNANNVEKAFLTMASEIQKRLGTDSVQNETVKVGSKINSAPLWPGGKKSAEEVNSCC; encoded by the exons ATGAACACTGAGTA tgaCTACCTGTTCAAATTGCTGCTGATCGGGGACTCCGGTGTAGggaagtcatgtttactctTGCGGTTTGCT GATGACACCTATACAGAGAGCTACATCAGCACTATTGGAGTGGATTTCAAAATCAGAACTATTGAAATGGAGGGGAAGACGGTAAAACTGCAGATT TGGGATACAGCAGGACAGGAGCGATTTCGCACCATAACATCCAGTTATTATCGGGGAGCCCATGGGATTATAATTGTCTATGATGTCACCGACCAA GAGTCTTTCAACAACGTGAAGCAATGGTTAGAAGAAATTGATCGCTATGCCTGTGAAAGCGTCTCCAAGTTGCTTGTAGGGAACAAGAGTGACCTTGTTTCAAAAAAAGTTGTGGACTTTACCACGGCAAAG GAACTTGCTGAGTCACTCAAAAGCCCATTCCTGGAGACCAGTGCCAAGAACGCAAACAACGTAGAGAAGGCATTTTTAACCATGGCCTCTGAAATCCAGAAGAGGCTCGGGACAGACAGTGTTCAAAATGAAACTGTTAAAGTGGGATCCAAAATAAACAGTGCCCCCTTGTGGCCTGGAGGAAAGAAATCAGCTGAGGAGGTCAACTCTTGTTGTTAG
- the LOC130429115 gene encoding olfactory receptor 52L1-like, which translates to MENLSITVRFELTLDSFSLSPGAKYPVFFIGMLMYLFVVVCNLTLLFLIVLQQNLHKPMYIFMFSLPLNDLVGITTMFPKVLSDIVTETNYTYYPLCVFQGFILHMSGNAYLFILAAMAFDRYIAICMPLRYNAIMTPKVVSGIVALFWSLNTLMIVVLFALQGLHSRCRSHIVNAFCENVSLVKLSCSNTTVNNIYGLFITAAMQVVSLSIQGFSYLKILITCLGTGKSEAKSKAINTCVSQLIIFITFEIVMIFYVLSHRFTNVHSNLQKIMGLLIFLVPPILNPIVYGLYSQEIRKHLLKVFKRKISV; encoded by the coding sequence ATGGAGAACTTATCCATTACTGTGAGATTTGAGCTGACCTTGGATTCATTTTCCTTGTCTCCAGGAGCCAAATATCCAGTATTTTTCATTGGCATGTTGATGTACCTATTTGTTGTCGTTTGCAATCTGACTCTGTTGTTTCTCATTGTGCTGCAACAAAATCTCCACAagccaatgtatatttttatgttcagCCTTCCTCTGAATGATCTTGTTGGCATCACAACCATGTTCCCCAAGGTTCTGTCTGACATTGTAACAGAAACGAATTATACCTACTATcctctctgtgtgtttcagggTTTTATACTCCATATGAGTGGGAACGCATATTTGTTCATCCTGGCTGCAATGGCTTTCGATCGTTACATTGCCATTTGTATGCCACTGAGATACAATGCTATCATGACACCGAAGGTTGTGTCAggaattgttgctcttttttggAGCCTCAATACTTTAATGATCGTTGTGTTGTTTGCCTTGCAGGGACTGCACTCTAGATGCAGATCTCACATTGTAAACGCGTTTTGTGAAAACGTCTCTCTTGTTAAGCTGTCCTGTAGCAACACTACAGTTAATAACATTTATGGCTTATTTATAACTGCGGCAATGCAGGTTGTTAGTCTTTCTATTCAAGGGTTTTCTTATTTGAAAATTTTGATCACATGCTTGGGCACAGGCAAATCTGAAGCAAAGAGCAAGGCCATCAACACCTGCGTCTCTCAACTAATTATCTTTATCACTTTTGAAATTGTCATGATTTTCTATGTACTGTCACACAGGTTTACAAATGTCCATTCAAATCTGCAAAAGATTATGGGGCTGCTCATTTTTTTAGTGCCTCCTATTCTGAACCCGATTGTTTACGGACTGTACAGCCAAGAAATAcgaaaacatctgctaaaagtttttaaaagaaaaatctcgGTGTAA